GCACAGGCCCTGTGGGCAAAAATCAAACACACCACTCGCGACTCCCCTTGCAGAGAGGGCAAGCCCCTTGGCTCTCAAGGGGTGCCTGCCACGGCAGCTCAGGTACAAACAAGGGACCGCACTTTCAGACAGTGATCTTTCAACCCAGGACTTACTGGTAAAGTTGACTGAAGGTATAGTAGATATTTCCCCACAAAAATACTATttggattctccctacccctccctccctcaatgggacatccttatttttatttttcccttgggCAATACATATCCTTACTTCCCATTTGAAACAAGTTAGtataggacagagagagagaaaagagggtgAGTGAGAGggtgcagagggagagaagggggaggaaagagagacagagacagcaagaGGAGAGAGATTGTTTTGTTAAGCAGAATTATCTTTCCCATAGGCTGTCCTTGTCCCTACTCCTTCACGGCTACGGTTTGATCCGAATTAGCAGCCGGGGCCTCGGCAGGCTTCGCGTCTTCTGCCGGGGTTGCAGGTGCCTGGGCCTTGGGTGTCGAACTAGGTgcttctgtggctgctgctgtctccTTGCTAGAGGGGGCAGCCTCAGTGCTGCTAGGTTTTGAGTCTGAAGCTGGGGCCCCATCACTTTTCGTTTCCTGGGTGACAGGAGCTGCGGGAGCCTCAGTCTTTTTGGGTTCCCCTTCCTCCTTGCCGGCGTCGTCCCCGGCAGGGGCCGCAGTGCCTTCGGCcggagcaggtgcagcagcagcagcagccaccgcCGCCCCAGCCTCAGCAGCTTTCGGGGCCTCGCCGCCGGCAGCGGGGCCGGAGCTGGCCGTGGGCTCCTGCTCGGGTGCCGGGGTCGGCTCGGGCTGCTCGTCGGCGGCCCCCTCCGTCTTCTCAGGCTCGGCCTTGGGAGCCCCCTCAGCGGCTGCCGACGCCTCCTTGTCGCCTTCCTTGTCTTCAGCCTTGCCCTCGGCGTCCCCGGCCTCCTTGTCGGGCTTCTCCTCCTTGGTTTCGGGGGTCTCAGTGGACTCGCCTGCCGCCTGGGGCTCGTTCTCCTTGGGGGTCCCCTCCTCTTCGGTCCCCGTGCCCTCGGCCTTCTTGTCTTTGTCCTTGGCCTTTTCGTCATTCACATTGTAGCCCTTCTTCTTCTTGCTGAGTTTGCCTCCCATCTTGGAGTCCTGCGGGCAAACACAAGACGAGAGACAAAGTGCGTTACTGCTCAGTTCTCACACTTCGTTGTTGTTTAGAGTGTTGGTAATAACTCGCTTCAAACAACGGGTTCTGTTTGGCtcaatattttgttatttctccCTCAAAGGTGGAAGTCAacatatatgaaaaatatatggTAAAATATGTTTCAATATAAGCAATCATAAAGCAATAATTGgaatatgaaaaaagaaattgcaccAAAATTTTAACTTGTACTATTTGTAACTCTTCCCTTGGATTTTCCATTGAATTAGTCAGTGTGCATGACTGGCTACTATCAAACATAATTTCAGCTTTAATATTGCAAGATAAATTTTGGTATAGTAAGTTGAGCTAAATAACAGAAAACTTAGCAAGTCAGCCTTTAAAGAGCTTCTCTCAATTCTGTAATAGAAACCCACAAACCAACTTGGAAACCAGTGGCCATGAGACAAAATGTAGACACAGAATGGAAGAATGCCTTGTGAGTCTAACACTGGGGTGCCACCTTCTAACACCTACAGCATGAAATTCTATATCGCCGTCCCCCAGAGTTACAAGTCATGTTGGCTTACAAAGCTGCACTATTTGCTGAAACACAGTTAAGATCACATTCTATTCTAGATCCATCTGGGATTCATTGCTGGGTAAGAAATGAACACTCATACGCAGGTTGTAGTAGGAAATGATCTCCATCCAGGTTTGGTTCTCCCCACCTCCAACACAATAGAGAACAACCCATGCTTTTTTGCTAATTGTCCTGGGTTAGTTATCAGAGGAAGGCTGATTCTTTCCAAAGATCTTGTCCATACCCAGAAGTAGATTATAATtgcaattttaaattatttcctagAATTCAGAACACATTACACAAGCATTGTGTAATGCTTGTCCACAGCAGCCCATGGTAGAATACCAATACCATCCTGCCTCTTCCTGTTAGGGAAAGTGCAACCAAGCTGAATTCATGGAGCTGGACCATACAAAAATGGTTAAATCTTACAAAATTCAGTAAGATGCCATCGTGGAAGCTA
This portion of the Ochotona princeps isolate mOchPri1 chromosome 23, mOchPri1.hap1, whole genome shotgun sequence genome encodes:
- the BASP1 gene encoding brain acid soluble protein 1 codes for the protein MGGKLSKKKKGYNVNDEKAKDKDKKAEGTGTEEEGTPKENEPQAAGESTETPETKEEKPDKEAGDAEGKAEDKEGDKEASAAAEGAPKAEPEKTEGAADEQPEPTPAPEQEPTASSGPAAGGEAPKAAEAGAAVAAAAAAPAPAEGTAAPAGDDAGKEEGEPKKTEAPAAPVTQETKSDGAPASDSKPSSTEAAPSSKETAAATEAPSSTPKAQAPATPAEDAKPAEAPAANSDQTVAVKE